The Gallaecimonas pentaromativorans genome includes the window CTTCCAAGCTGAAGGTGGCTATCGCCGAGACGCTGAAGAAAGAAGGTTATATCGCCGGTTATCAAGTTTCTGGCGACGTCAAGCCCGAGCTGGAAGTGACCCTGAAGTATTTCGAGGGCAAGCCGGTTGTCGAGAGCATTCAACGCGTTTCCCGCCCTGGTCTGCGCATCTATAAGAAAAAAGATGAGCTGCCGAAAGTAATGGGTGGTCTGGGCGTTGCTATCGTCTCTACGTCCAAGGGCGTGATGAGCGACCGTGCTGCGCGTAAAGCCGGCATGGGTGGCGAAATCATCTGCTACGTAGCGTAAGGGGGTAGAACAATGTCTCGTGTCGCTAAAGCACCTGTGACCATTCCTGCCGGTGTCGAAATTAAATTCGACGGCCAGGAAATCACAGTTAAGGGTAAAAACGGTACTCTCAGCCGCGTTCTGA containing:
- the rpsH gene encoding 30S ribosomal protein S8, with the translated sequence MSMQDPIADMLTRIRNGQQARKVAVIMPSSKLKVAIAETLKKEGYIAGYQVSGDVKPELEVTLKYFEGKPVVESIQRVSRPGLRIYKKKDELPKVMGGLGVAIVSTSKGVMSDRAARKAGMGGEIICYVA